The Argopecten irradians isolate NY chromosome 16, Ai_NY, whole genome shotgun sequence genome window below encodes:
- the LOC138310605 gene encoding transmembrane protein 79-like encodes MGSKEDMPQKGLSDKLKADIKFRKKVIISSILIYFFVGYYFFPFRLPVMDTLLKRLVFTFRLQLFGGFTLIMGMMGVIFVRGQSDATADPIKGNAEHLTEVSKNIFQNTLEQYLMHFIGQMVLCTFLSSESMKAIPLLVALFVVGRIVFKFTYQKDSSLRLYGFAPTVLPTFATYAYCTYCLLVYGPGYGFEN; translated from the coding sequence atggGTTCCAAGGAGGATATGCCACAAAAGGGATTGTCAGACAAACTAAAGGCAGATATAAAGTTCCGGAAGAAAGTTATCATTTCTTCGATCCTTATTTATTTCTTCGTTGGATATTATTTCTTCCCATTTCGACTTCCGGTAATGGACACGCTATTGAAGAGACTAGTCTTCACGTTTCGATTACAACTATTTGGAGGTTTTACATTGATCATGGGGATGATGGGGGTCATATTTGTGAGAGGTCAGAGCGATGCTACAGCGGACCCGATTAAGGGTAACGCAGAACACCTTACAGAGGTCTCAAAGAACATATTTCAAAACACGCTGGAGCAATATCTAATGCATTTCATCGGCCAGATGGTCCTCTGTACATTTCTCTCCTCAGAATCAATGAAGGCTATACCGTTACTTGTCGCTCTGTTCGTCGTCGGCAGAATTGTCTTTAAATTTACGTATCAGAAGGATTCGTCCCTGAGGCTCTATGGATTCGCTCCTACAGTTTTGCCGACCTTCGCGACATATGCTTACTGTACTTATTGCTTGTTAGTCTACGGACCTGGATATGGatttgaaaactga
- the LOC138310606 gene encoding transmembrane protein 79-like, whose amino-acid sequence MAPSDWTAKRSSDFYFRGATGVGLSTLYFLLGYRFFPFQLPVMDTVLDRLVFTLRWQICGAFVLFMAMRGVMYIREKNDCAADPLNRRGVEMTQVARNILQNTIEQYLFHFVAQMVLCTYLTSETMKAIPLLVILFVVARVVFKVCYEIEPMMRVYGFSSTMVPTLVSCFYCFYCFVSYGAGYGLGN is encoded by the coding sequence ATGGCGCCCTCCGATTGGACTGCAAAAAGATCCTCTGATTTTTACTTTAGAGGTGCAACTGGTGTTGGATTATCTACCCTCTACTTCTTGCTAGGATACAGATTCTTCCCATTTCAACTTCCGGTAATGGATACCGTCCTAGACAGACTCGTTTTCACCTTGCGATGGCAAATCTGTGGCGCTTTTGTCCTGTTTATGGCGATGCGAGGAGTGATGTATATTCGTGAGAAAAATGATTGTGCGGCCGATCCGTTGAATAGACGAGGAGTTGAGATGACACAGGTCGCACGAAACATCCTACAAAACACAATCGagcaatatttgtttcatttcgtcGCCCAAATGGTCCTGTGTACCTACCTAACGTCAGAAACCATGAAAGCCATACCATTACTAGTGATACTATTTGTTGTGGCTCGAGTTGTCTTCAAGGTTTGCTATGAGATAGAGCCCATGATGAGGGTATATGGATTTTCCTCTACAATGGTACCAACTCTAGTTTCCTGtttttattgtttctattgtttTGTGTCTTACGGAGCTGGTTACGGTCTCGGGAATTAA
- the LOC138310524 gene encoding transmembrane protein 79-like — protein sequence MASEKTPSPSSNKSVINNFRFKVSMATTIVYFIVGYNFFPFNLPVMDTVFDRVIFTLRWQIFGGMTLLMGMVGVMVVRVQSEATADPVYGNAEHLTQLPRNILQNTLEQFIFHFIGQIVLCTYLTEESMKVIPLLVVLFVIARIIYKIAYQIQPMIRIYGFIPTLFPTIATYTYCTYCMLVYGPGYGL from the coding sequence ATGGCTTCCGAGAAAACACCATCGCCATCATCCAACAAATCGGTTATTAACAACTTCCGGTTTAAGGTTTCCATGGCGACAACCATCGTCTATTTCATTGTCGGGTATAATTTCTTCCCCTTCAATCTACCCGTGATGGATACAGTGTTTGACAGAGTTATTTTCACGTTGCGGTGGCAAATCTTTGGAGGAATGACCTTGCTAATGGGGATGGTAGGGGTCATGGTCGTTCGAGTTCAAAGCGAGGCAACAGCTGATCCTGTGTATGGAAATGCGGAACACCTGACACAACTTCCGAGGAACATTCTACAGAACACATTGGAACAGTTCATCTTTCATTTCATCGGGCAAATCGTTCTGTGTACCTACCTCACTGAAGAGTCGATGAAAGTTATTCCATTACTCGTGGTACTTTTTGTTATCGCAAGAATTATCTACAAAATCGCCTATCAAATTCAACCAATGATAAGAATATATGGGTTTATCCCGACGTTATTTCCAACCATTGCCACATATACGTACTGTACATACTGCATGCTGGTATATGGACCGGGGTATGGCCTTTGA
- the LOC138310952 gene encoding transmembrane protein 79-like translates to MAPSDWTAKRSSDFYFRLTTAAGLTTIYFFLGYRFFPFQLPVLDTVLDRLVFTLRWQVCGAFVIIMALHWVINIREKNDCAANPLDKRGVEITQLARNILQNTIEQYLFHFVAQMVLCTYLTSETMKVIPLLVVLFVVARVVFKVCYEIDPMMRVYGFSTTFLPTVVTWVYCLYCFVFYGAGFGLGN, encoded by the coding sequence ATGGCGCCCTCCGATTGGACTGCAAAGAGATCCTCTGATTTTTACTTTAGACTTACGACTGCTGCTGGGTTGACTACCATTTACTTCTTCCTTGGATACAGATTCTTCCCATTTCAACTTCCGGTATTGGATACCGTCCTGGACAGACTTGTTTTTACCTTGAGATGGCAAGTCTGTGGCGCTTTTGTCATAATTATGGCGTTGCATTGGGTGATAAATATTCGTGAGAAAAATGATTGCGCAGCCAATCCGTTAGATAAGCGAGGAGTTGAAATAACACAGCTCGCACGAAACATCCTACAAAACACAATAGagcaatatttgtttcatttcgtcGCCCAAATGGTCCTGTGTACTTACCTCACATCAGAGACTATGAAGGTTATACCGTTACTAGTGGTACTATTTGTTGTGGCTCGAGTTGTCTTCAAGGTTTGCTATGAGATAGACCCCATGATGAGAGTATACGGGTTTTCCACTACATTTCTGCCAACTGTAGTTACTTGGGTATACTGTTTGTATTGCTTTGTGTTTTACGGAGCTGGTTTTGGCCTCGGAAATTAA
- the LOC138310482 gene encoding transmembrane protein 79-like, with protein MSSKSSPPKAWSEKRKSDFNFRFRTTIVLTIAYYVAAYRFFPFQLPAMETAVERVIFTLRWQMFGGLTLLMGMMGVMAIRGQSDAAADPIKGNAENLTKLPQNILQNTLEQFLFHFVGQIVLCTYLTSESMKVIPILVVLFVVARIIYKIGYQTEPMMRSYGFGSTFLPTLVVYGYCIYCFAVYGPGYGFGK; from the coding sequence ATGTCTTCCAAGAGTTCACCACCAAAGGCCTGGTCTGAGAAGCGGAAGTCTGACTTTAACTTCCGGTTCAGAACTACGATTGTTTTGACAATTGCTTATTATGTAGCTGCCTACCGTTTCTTTCCATTTCAACTTCCGGCTATGGAGACCGCGGTTGAGAGGGTTATATTCACCTTGCGATGGCAGATGTTCGGAGGTTTAACCCTTTTGATGGGGATGATGGGCGTCATGGCGATACGAGGTCAAAGCGATGCTGCAGCTGACCCCATCAAAGGGAACGCGGAAAATTTGACCAAGCTACCACAAAACATTCTACAGAACACACTGGAACAGTTTCTGTTTCATTTCGTGGGACAAATCGTGTTGTGTACCTACCTTACTTCCGAGTCGATGAAAGTTATCCCTATTCTCGTCGTACTTTTTGTCGTCGCTAGAATCATCTATAAAATTGGATATCAAACAGAACCAATGATGAGATCCTATGGGTTCGGCTCTACGTTTTTACCAACATTGGTAGTGTACGGATACTGTATTTACTGCTTCGCTGTATATGGGCCTGGGTACGGTTTCGGAAAGTGA